In Proteus vulgaris, one DNA window encodes the following:
- the modE gene encoding molybdenum-dependent transcriptional regulator — MQAEILLTLKLQDKLFADPRRVALLKQIKATGSISQGAKMAGISYKSAWDAINEMNQLADELLVDRATGGKGGGGATLTHYCERLLQLYDLLGQIQQKAFDVLKDDSLPLDSLLAAISRFSLQTSARNQFFGTIIERDNLQVQQHVNVQLADKKTIIRAALTEKSADRLGLKKGKEVLILIKAPWVNIEKGSSLTQQYDNALSGTLTQIETGSENSELVVTLEGGQEVCATCSNQHVKEQKLHINDSVTALFNADQVIVATLC, encoded by the coding sequence ATGCAAGCAGAAATATTATTAACTCTTAAACTTCAAGATAAGCTCTTTGCCGATCCTCGTCGCGTAGCATTGTTAAAACAGATCAAGGCGACGGGTTCAATTAGCCAAGGGGCAAAAATGGCGGGCATTAGTTATAAAAGTGCTTGGGATGCCATTAATGAAATGAATCAACTCGCAGACGAGCTTCTTGTTGATAGAGCAACAGGCGGTAAAGGTGGCGGAGGTGCAACTCTCACTCATTATTGCGAGCGCTTACTACAACTTTACGATCTGTTAGGTCAAATCCAGCAAAAAGCCTTTGATGTATTGAAAGATGATTCACTCCCTCTGGATAGCCTTTTAGCGGCTATTTCTCGTTTTTCATTACAAACCAGTGCCAGAAACCAGTTTTTCGGCACCATTATTGAGCGTGATAACCTTCAAGTTCAACAACATGTTAATGTTCAACTTGCTGATAAAAAGACCATTATTCGTGCAGCACTAACTGAAAAAAGCGCCGATCGCTTAGGCCTGAAAAAAGGCAAAGAAGTACTGATCTTAATTAAAGCGCCATGGGTCAATATTGAAAAAGGCTCATCTTTAACACAACAATATGATAATGCTCTTTCAGGCACGTTGACTCAAATTGAAACGGGCAGTGAAAACAGCGAATTAGTGGTGACATTAGAAGGCGGACAAGAAGTCTGTGCCACCTGTTCTAATCAGCATGTTAAAGAGCAAAAACTGCATATTAATGACAGCGTAACCGCTTTATTTAATGCTGATCAGGTGATTGTCGCAACACTGTGTTAA